A genomic window from Candidatus Acididesulfobacter guangdongensis includes:
- the fliS gene encoding flagellar export chaperone FliS: MLNTGAYQYQNVAASTIDNGTVILMAYEGAITFIQQAKEKLAQNDYAGKSIAISNAVALINELNLNLNMEKGGETAKNLSKLYVFLSYHLTTANLKKDSHKLDESLVVLENLVNGWKIILEKEKQRAAASANAIPESSVANDTVNAAVSSVSSRI, encoded by the coding sequence ATGCTTAACACTGGTGCGTATCAATATCAAAATGTCGCAGCTTCTACAATAGATAACGGAACTGTTATTCTTATGGCATATGAAGGAGCCATTACTTTTATTCAACAGGCAAAAGAAAAACTTGCTCAGAATGATTATGCTGGAAAATCTATTGCTATATCCAATGCCGTTGCTTTAATAAATGAGTTGAATTTAAATCTTAATATGGAAAAAGGCGGAGAAACCGCAAAAAATCTTAGCAAGCTTTATGTTTTTTTATCATATCATCTCACTACCGCAAATCTTAAGAAAGATTCTCATAAACTTGATGAATCTTTAGTGGTTTTAGAAAATCTTGTAAACGGCTGGAAAATAATTTTAGAGAAAGAAAAACAGCGTGCGGCGGCGTCAGCTAATGCTATACCCGAAAGTTCGGTTGCTAACGATACGGTAAACGCAGCAGTATCATCGGTGTCAAGCCGCATATAA